The Xiphias gladius isolate SHS-SW01 ecotype Sanya breed wild chromosome 9, ASM1685928v1, whole genome shotgun sequence genome window below encodes:
- the get4 gene encoding Golgi to ER traffic protein 4 homolog: MSEQESLRCSSARNRGGVQRVEGKLRASVEKGDYYEAHQMYRTLFFRYMSQAKHAEARELMYNGALLFFSYNQQNSAADLSMLVLEVLEKSETKVVDEILESLAKLFSLMDRNSPERVAFVSRALKWSTGGSGKLGHPKLHQLLAVTLWKEQNYSESRYHFLHSSDGEGCAQMLVEYSASRGFRSEVDMFVAQAVLQFLCLKNKNSASVVFSTYTEKHPSIEKGPPFVQPLLNFIWFLLLAVDGGKLTVFTVLCEQYQPSLKRDPMYNEYLDRIGQLFFGVPPKQSPSYGGLLGNLLNSLMGSGEEDDGAEEAQEDSSPIELD; encoded by the exons ATGTCGGAGCAGGAGTCTCTGAGGTGCTCCAGTGCCAGAAACCGTGGAGGCGTCCAGAGGGTCGAAGGAAAACTGCGTGCCAGTGTAGAGAAAGGGGATTACTATGAAGCACATCAGATGTACAGGACTTTATTTTTTAG GTACATGTCACAGGCAAAACATGCTGAGGCCAGGGAGCTGATGTACAATGGCGCTCTGCTCTTCTTCAGCTATAACCAG CAAAACAGTGCGGCAGATCTGTCCATGCTGGTGCTGGAAGTGTTGGAGAAATCTGAGACGAAAGTTGTAGATGAAATATTAG AAAGCCTGGCTAAGCTGTTCAGCCTGATGGATCGGAACTCTCCGGAGAGAGTAGCGTTTGTGTCCAGGGCCTTGAAATGGTCCACAGGAGGGTCCGGCAAGTTGGGTCACCCAAAACTCCATCAACTGCTAGCTGTCACCTTGTGGAAAG AGCAAAACTACAGTGAGTCTCGTTACCACTTCCTGCATTCGTCTGACGGGGAGGGCTGCGCACAGATGCTGGTGGAGTATTCAGCATCACGAGGCTTCCGCAGTGAGGTCGACATGTTTGTGGCGCAGGCCGTCCTACA GTTCCTCTGcttaaagaacaaaaacagcGCTTCTGTGGTATTCagcacatacacagagaaacaccCGTCCATAGAGAAGGGTCCTCCCTTCGTCCAGCCTCTACTAAACTTTATCTGGTTTCTGCTGCTGGCAGTGGATGG GGGTAAATTAACGGTTTTCACAGTGTTATGTGAACAATATCAACCTTCCCTGAAGAGGGACCCCATGTATAATGAG TATCTCGACAGAATAGGACAGCTTTTCTTTGGCGTTCCACCCAAACAGTCCCCATCGTACGGTGGTCTGCTAG